A window of Macrotis lagotis isolate mMagLag1 chromosome X, bilby.v1.9.chrom.fasta, whole genome shotgun sequence contains these coding sequences:
- the LOC141501732 gene encoding toll-like receptor 13 gives MDPETRSMPLKWLWFIFAEFSLLSLTEMYGFHHCTQYEFNIHHVICVRKSITNLKESIRDLPGYITHLNLTHNRIQMVPSESFVNLSNLVDLRLEWNFIWDIGPGAFRGLKKLTLLNLVENKLKYINSSFEGLSSLRTLLLSHNQITWIHENAFVPLVNLQYLNLSRNSITDFSKVLAAVQHLPHLEVLDLSSNTIAFLNCSPTTLVSLTKLVLMRNKLVDLDFSTLSLPNLTTLDVSQNAIQNVHLESLPQVKSLNLSGTCVKVEKLQAKHLQNLIELDLSDINPFSGTEHGNLSTVCHLLQNLPRIKTLFFKKNGIDSEGIKHLANCTRLLSLDLSYNTGLVHLYNGEFNGMPSLEWLDLNSCMLSLISNGTWNSLQNLTVLDLSRNRLETFPDFAFSPLEQLQSLSLSRNPITKLNNLSFYRLHELKELNLAGCWIVTIDKYSFDQFLSLENLNLRENNIRTLKGNTFFFLKKLRILTISQNRLTTIEKKAFSGLTKLYKLDLAYNILSYFYPGMFLGLGGLEVLDLSFNKITYETSKSLHPPPFTDLQSLKYLNLEGQINGIQVVPTNFFQGLGSLQELLLGKNSKVFLDHLQLDQLPNLTKLDISGTKAGDRGLFLNTSLFQKLKQLKILRLENNNLESLVPETFFGLEHLQVFSLRFNSLKFIHQNLLQNLKSLMYFDVYGNKLECTCDNEWFKNWSINTPIVHIPYLESFHCQQPNTQSLLVDFDTAICSFDTGKIYFICSFSLVLATMVFSWFGTKMISSMRYGIYMFKSLYLAKWHRIKRDFIYDAFVSFNAADEQWVYKELVPALEKGDQPTFKLCLHHRDFEPGVDIFENIQNAINTSRKTLCIVSSNYLRSEWCRLKVQLASLRMFYDYQDVVILIFLEEIPDYRLSSYHRLRKLVKKQTFITWPENFQERPLFWARIRNALYNRNIREENAQLILTEPLGD, from the coding sequence ATGGACCCTGAAACCAGGAGTATGCCATTGAAGTGGCTCTGGTTCATCTTTGCTGAGTTTTCTCTGCTGTCACTGACCGAGATGTATGGATTCCATCACTGCACCCAGTATGAGTTCAACATTCACCATGTGATCTGTGTCCGAAAGAGCATCACCAACTTGAAGGAAAGCATTCGTGATCTCCCGGGCTATATCACTCACCTCAACCTTACACACAACCGAATCCAAATGGTGCCCTCTGAGAGTTTTGTTAATTTGTCTAATCTTGTAGACCTTAGATTGGAGTGGAACTTTATTTGGGATATTGGTCCAGGGGCCTTCCGGGGTCTTAAAAAATTGACCCTTTTGAACCTAGTGGAAAATAAGCTTAAGTATATCAACTCTTCTTTTGAGGGCCTGTCCAGTCTGAGAACTTTGCTCCTGAGTCACAATCAAATCACCTGGATCCATGAAAATGCCTTTGTCCCACTGGTCAATTTACAGTACCTAAACTTGTCTCGTAATTCGATAACTGATTTTTCCAAAGTCCTGGCAGCTGTCCAGCATCTCCCACACCTGGAGGTTCTTGATCTCAGCAGCAACACCATTGCTTTCCTGAACTGTAGTCCAACAACCCTAGTTTCCCTCACTAAGTTGGTCTTAATGAGGAACAAGCTGGTAGACTTGGACTTCTCTACTCTGTCACTTCCTAACCTAACCACCCTGGATGTCTCCCAGAATGCTATACAGAATGTACATCTGGAGTCTCTGCCCCAGGTGAAGAGTTTGAATCTGAGTGGGACATGTGTGAAAGTGGAAAAGCTTCAGGCCAAACATCTGCAGAATCTGATAGAGTTGGACCTCAGTGATATTAATCCATTTTCTGGCACGGAGCATGGGAACCTGAGCACAGTATGTCACCTCCTCCAAAATCTGCCCAGgataaagactttattttttaagaaaaatggaaTTGACTCAGAGGGTATCAAACACCTCGCCAACTGTACTAGGCTTTTATCTCTTGACTTGAGCTACAATACAGGTTTGGTTCATCTCTATAATGGCGAGTTCAATGGCATGCCCAGCCTTgaatggctggatttgaacagtTGCATGCTATCCCTGATCAGTAATGGAACTTGGAATTCCCTCCAGAATTTGACAGTTTTAGACCTGAGCAGAAATAGACTTGAAACCTTTCCAGATTTTGCATTTTCTCCACTAGAACAGCtgcagtctctttctctttccagaaACCCCATCACCAAACTCAACAACCTGTCCTTCTATAGACTTCATGAGTTGAAGGAGCTAAACTTGGCAGGGTGCTGGATAGTGACAATTGATAAATACTCTTTTGATCAATTTTTGAGTCTTGAGAACCTAAACCTTCGAGAGAACAATATCCGAACTCTGAAagggaacacttttttttttctgaagaagcTTCGGATTCTGACCATCTCCCAGAACCGACTGACCACCATAGAGAAAAAGGCCTTTTCTGGCCTCACAAAACTATACAAACTTGATCTGGCATACAACATCCTGTCTTATTTTTATCCTGGCATGTTCCTGGGACTGGGAGGACTAGAGGTTTTAGACCTCAGTTTTAATAAAATAACTTATGAAACTTCTAAAAGCCTCCATCCTCCTCCGTTTACAGATCTTCAGTCCCTCAAATACCTCAACCTAGAAGGGCAAATAAATGGGATCCAGGTCGTCCCAACCAACTTTTTCCAAGGACTAGGGAGTTTGCAGGAACTACTACTGGGAAAGAACTCCAAGGTATTTCTTGACCACCTCCAGTTGGATCAGCTGCCTAATCTCACCAAGTTGGATATCTCAGGGACAAAAGCTGGAGATCGGGGTCTCTTTTTAAATACCTCCTTATTCCAAAAGCTCAAACAACTGAAAATATTGCGACTTGAAAACAACAACTTAGAATCATTAGTTCCTGAGACATTTTTTGGTTTGGAACACCTTCAGGTCTTTTCCTTGAGGTTCAATAGCCTGAAATTCATTCATCAAAACCTCTTGCAGAATCTGAAGTCCCTGATGTACTTTGATGTCTATGGGAATAAGCTTGAGTGCACCTGTGATAATGAGTGGTTTAAGAACTGGTCCATCAATACCCCTATTGTCCATATCCCCTACCTAGAGAGTTTCCATTGTCAGCAACCAAATACACAGAGCCTACTGGTCGATTTTGATACTGCCATATGCAGTTTTGACACAGGTAAAATCTACTTCATCTGTTCCTTCAGCCTTGTGCTTGCAACTATGGTATTCTCTTGGTTTGGTACCAAGATGATCTCATCTATGCGATATGGGATCTATATGTTTAAATCCTTGTACCTGGCCAAGTGGCATCGTATAAAAAGGGACTTCATCTATGATGCCTTTGTCTCCTTCAATGCTGCTGATGAGCAGTGGGTTTATAAGGAGCTTGTGCCTGCCCTAGAAAAGGGTGACCAACCTACTTTTAAGCTCTGCCTGCACCATCGGGACTTTGAACCAGGAGTGGACATCTTTGAGAATATTCAGAATGCCATTAACACTAGTCGAAAGACTCTCTGTATTGTCAGCAGTAACTATCTCCGAAGTGAGTGGTGCCGGCTCAAAGTACAGCTGGCAAGTCTCAGGATGTTCTATGATTACCAGGATGTGGTCATCTTGATTTTCCTGGAGGAGATTCCCGACTACCGACTGTCCAGTTACCATCGACTCCGGAAACTTGTGAAAAAGCAGACATTTATCACCTGGCCTGAGAATTTCCAGGAGAGGCCCCTGTTTTGGGCTCGCATTAGAAATGCACTGTATAACAGAAACATTAGAGAAGAGAATGCACAACTGATTTTGACTGAACCACTGGGAGACTGA